Below is a window of Methanocaldococcus jannaschii DSM 2661 DNA.
TGAGATTGTTGAAGAAGCAGATGGATTTGCTGAGGTATTCCCAGAGCATAAATATAAGATTGTTGATTCACTGCAGAAGAGAGGGCATCTTGTTGCCATGACTGGGGATGGAGTTAATGATGCTCCTGCCTTAAAAAAGGCTGACTGTGGGATTGCTGTTTCAAATGCAACTGATGCTGCAAGAGCCGCTGCTGATATAGTTTTATTATCTCCTGGAATATCTGTTATTGTTGATGCAATCCAAGAGGCAAGAAGGATATTTCAAAGAATGGAAAGCTATGTTATTTATAGAATTACTGAGACAATAAGGATTTTATTCTTTGTTGAGTTATGCATATTGATTTTGGGCATTTATCCAATAACTGCATTGATGATTGTGCTCTTAGCTATATTGAATGACATCCCTATATTGGCAATCGCCTATGATAACGTTGTTGAGCCAAAATCTCCAGTTAGATGGAGGATGAGAGAGATTTTAATGCTCTCAACTGCTTTAGGACTGAGTGGAGTTGTTAGCTCCTTCCTGATATTCTATATATCTGATGTATTCTTACATCTAACAATTGCAGAGTTGCAGAGCTTTGTATTTTTAAAGTTGATATTGGCTGGACATGCAACCATATTCGTTACAAGAATTAGAGATAGGTTGTGGAAAAAGCCATATCCAAGTAAGTTGCTGTTCTGGGGAGTTATGGGAACAAATATTATTGGAACAATTGTAGCTGCTGAAGGAATATTCATGGCTCCAATTGGTTGGGATTTGGCTTTGTTTATGTGGCTCTATGCCCATGTTTGGATGTTAATTAACGATGAGATTAAAATGATTTTGCTAAAAAGACTAAAAATTGATTAGGTGATAAAGTGAAAGCTTTAGTTTCAGGAATAGTAGATTTATCAACAATTGATTATCCAAAAAAAGCTTCAGCTGTCATATTTCTATATGGATGTAATATGAAATGCCCTTATTGCCACAATTTAAAGTTTATGTTGGAGCATAAGAGGGGGATGACAGTTGAGGAAATTTTTAATGATATAGATTTTTTATTTGCAGATGCTATCGTCATAAGTGGAGGAGAACCTACTCTGCAGAAAGATGCTGTGATAGAGATAGCAAGATATGCTAAAGAAAAAGGGTTTCCAGTGAAAATTGATACAAACGGCACACATCCAGAGGTTATTGAGGAGCTAATTAAAAATAAGCTTATTGATTATGTTGCTATTGATGTAAAATGTAGATTTGATAAGTATAAAGAGTTTGTAAAATGCAGAGAGGATGGAGAGGAGATTAAAAATAAGATATTAAAGATTATTGATTTATGCAAAAAAAATAATGTATTTGTTGAGTGTAGAACAACTTTTGTCCCAAAAGTTATGGATGAGGAAGATATTGAAGATATAGCAAAAACAGTTAAAGACTGTGACTTATATGCAATTCAGCAGTTTGAGCCAAAGGATGCCTATGATGAAGAATTTAAAAAACTCCCTATGCCTAAAGAAAATGAGTTGAGAGAGTTGGGTAAAATAGCAAAGAAATATATTGATAATGTTGTTATAAGGACCATAAATGGAACTTTTGAAATTTAAATTAAAATTAAAATTTACTTTCCACCAATAACTCTTGTTATCTTGTATTGACCAACTGCTTCTATATATTCAACTTCTCCTCCTGGCTCTAATCCTTCAATACCTTCTGGAATTGGCAACTCCAATGTTTCGTAAGTTTGCAAGTCCATAATTTGAACCATATCTCCCATTATAGCCAATACTTGTCCTTTTCTTCTGTCAATTATTGGAACTTCTACCTTGCTTGATGTTGGT
It encodes the following:
- the eif5A gene encoding translation initiation factor IF-5A is translated as MPGTKQVNVGSLKVGQYVMIDGVPCEIVDISVSKPGKHGGAKARVVGIGIFEKVKKEFVAPTSSKVEVPIIDRRKGQVLAIMGDMVQIMDLQTYETLELPIPEGIEGLEPGGEVEYIEAVGQYKITRVIGGK
- a CDS encoding anaerobic ribonucleoside-triphosphate reductase activating protein, producing the protein MKALVSGIVDLSTIDYPKKASAVIFLYGCNMKCPYCHNLKFMLEHKRGMTVEEIFNDIDFLFADAIVISGGEPTLQKDAVIEIARYAKEKGFPVKIDTNGTHPEVIEELIKNKLIDYVAIDVKCRFDKYKEFVKCREDGEEIKNKILKIIDLCKKNNVFVECRTTFVPKVMDEEDIEDIAKTVKDCDLYAIQQFEPKDAYDEEFKKLPMPKENELRELGKIAKKYIDNVVIRTINGTFEI